The Brevibacillus brevis genome contains a region encoding:
- the ppsA gene encoding phosphoenolpyruvate synthase, translating into MSSLVLGFEEMEKTQLLLVGGKGLHLGELSKIQGIQVPEGFCVTTVGYQKAIEQNEMYHALLDQLTMLNVQDRDQIGEISRKIRQFIMEVEIPSDVVKAVTHYLSQFGEEHAYAVRSSATAEDLPQASFAGQQDTYLNIIGKEAILQHISKCWASLFTDRAVIYRMQNGFDHKHVYLSVIVQKMVFPQASGILFTADPITSNRKVLSIDASYGLGEALVSGLVSADCYKVQEEEIVDKRIATKKLAIYGRQEGGTETLPIDPDQQQTQTLTEKQILQLARIGRQIEAYFGSPQDIEWCLVDDTFYIVQSRPITTLYPIPKANDQENHVYVSVGHQQMMTDPIKPLGLSFFLLTTPAPMSKAGGRLFVDVTNMLASPDSRQTILDTLGQSDPLIKDALMTVIERGDFIQLLPIDKKEQSPNNSNKGLSSLGFQEQFENDPTIVADLIKRSQTSIEELKHHIQTKSGPELFDFIREDIQQLKKILFDPQNIGVITAAMDASKWINEKMNKWLGEKNVADTLSQSVAHNITSEMGLALMDVADVVRPYPEVIDFLQHAKDDDFLDELVQFEGGQETQDAIYAYLRKYGMRCAGEIDITKTRWSEKPMTLVPMILGNIKNFEPNAGKQKFEQGRQEALEKEQELLDRLKQLPDGEQKAKETKQKIDLIRNFIGYREYPKYGMVNRYFVYKQALLKEAEQLVQTSVIHEKEDVYYLTFEEFHEAVRTNKLDDQIISKRKDDYKFFEKLTPPRVITSDGEIIAGEYKRENLPANAIVGLPVSSGVIEGRARVILNMEDADLEEGDILVTSFTDPGWTPLFVSIKGLVTEVGGLMTHGAVIAREYGLPAVVGVENATTMIKDGQRIRVHGTEGYIEIL; encoded by the coding sequence ATGAGTTCTTTGGTTCTCGGTTTTGAGGAAATGGAAAAAACGCAGCTTTTGCTCGTTGGCGGAAAAGGGTTGCATTTAGGGGAATTGTCAAAAATTCAAGGAATACAAGTACCAGAAGGATTTTGTGTGACAACAGTGGGATACCAAAAGGCCATCGAACAAAACGAAATGTACCATGCTTTGCTGGATCAACTAACCATGCTAAACGTACAAGATCGAGATCAAATTGGTGAAATCAGCAGGAAGATTCGCCAATTCATAATGGAAGTAGAAATTCCTTCCGATGTTGTGAAAGCCGTTACTCACTATCTCTCCCAATTCGGAGAGGAGCATGCTTATGCAGTGCGTTCTAGTGCGACTGCTGAAGATTTACCACAGGCCTCTTTTGCAGGTCAACAAGACACCTATTTAAATATCATCGGCAAAGAAGCAATCTTGCAGCATATCAGCAAATGTTGGGCATCTCTATTTACGGATCGCGCGGTTATCTACCGGATGCAAAATGGATTTGACCACAAACACGTTTATTTATCCGTTATTGTTCAAAAAATGGTTTTCCCACAGGCTTCCGGGATTTTATTTACCGCTGATCCAATTACATCCAACCGGAAGGTGCTATCAATCGATGCCAGTTATGGACTTGGAGAAGCACTGGTCTCTGGCTTGGTCTCTGCCGATTGTTATAAAGTACAGGAAGAGGAAATCGTCGATAAGAGGATAGCAACCAAAAAACTGGCTATCTATGGACGACAAGAAGGGGGAACAGAGACACTGCCGATCGATCCTGATCAGCAACAGACTCAAACCCTTACTGAAAAACAAATTTTACAACTGGCACGCATTGGAAGACAGATCGAAGCTTATTTTGGTTCCCCACAAGATATCGAATGGTGTTTGGTTGATGATACTTTTTATATTGTCCAGAGTCGTCCAATCACGACTTTATACCCCATTCCTAAAGCGAATGATCAAGAAAATCACGTCTATGTATCTGTTGGCCATCAACAAATGATGACCGACCCCATAAAACCATTGGGACTGTCTTTTTTCCTGTTAACAACTCCTGCACCCATGAGCAAAGCGGGTGGAAGGCTGTTTGTTGATGTTACAAATATGCTGGCTTCACCTGACAGCAGACAAACCATATTAGATACCCTGGGGCAATCCGATCCGCTTATTAAAGACGCGCTTATGACCGTCATAGAGCGAGGAGATTTTATACAATTATTACCCATAGATAAAAAAGAACAGAGTCCCAACAATAGCAATAAAGGTTTGTCGTCTTTGGGTTTTCAAGAACAATTCGAAAACGATCCGACAATTGTTGCTGATTTGATTAAGCGTAGTCAAACATCGATCGAAGAGTTAAAGCATCACATCCAAACGAAATCAGGACCGGAGTTATTTGATTTTATTCGAGAAGACATCCAGCAATTAAAGAAGATTTTATTTGATCCACAAAACATAGGTGTGATTACGGCTGCTATGGATGCTTCAAAATGGATCAATGAAAAAATGAACAAGTGGTTGGGGGAAAAAAACGTAGCAGACACGCTTTCTCAATCTGTGGCACACAATATTACTTCGGAAATGGGACTGGCGCTCATGGATGTTGCAGATGTGGTTCGTCCTTATCCAGAAGTAATTGACTTTTTGCAGCATGCAAAAGACGATGACTTTTTGGATGAACTGGTTCAGTTTGAAGGTGGACAGGAAACGCAAGACGCAATCTATGCTTATCTCAGGAAATACGGAATGAGATGTGCCGGAGAAATCGATATAACGAAAACTCGTTGGAGTGAAAAACCAATGACGCTTGTCCCCATGATTCTAGGTAACATCAAAAACTTTGAGCCGAATGCTGGCAAACAAAAATTCGAACAAGGGCGACAGGAAGCTTTGGAAAAAGAGCAAGAGTTATTAGATCGATTAAAGCAATTACCGGATGGTGAACAAAAAGCCAAAGAAACAAAACAAAAGATCGACCTCATCCGGAATTTCATCGGCTACCGGGAATACCCAAAATACGGCATGGTGAATCGCTACTTCGTTTATAAGCAGGCTTTACTGAAAGAAGCCGAACAACTCGTCCAAACAAGCGTTATTCATGAAAAAGAAGATGTATACTATCTCACTTTTGAAGAATTTCACGAAGCCGTACGCACAAACAAACTGGATGATCAGATCATCAGCAAACGAAAAGACGATTACAAGTTTTTTGAAAAACTGACTCCCCCGCGTGTAATCACGTCTGATGGTGAAATCATTGCAGGTGAGTACAAACGAGAAAATCTGCCAGCCAATGCGATTGTAGGTCTACCTGTTTCTTCCGGCGTTATAGAGGGAAGAGCACGTGTCATCTTAAACATGGAAGATGCTGATCTAGAAGAGGGAGATATATTAGTCACCTCCTTTACTGACCCTGGCTGGACACCATTGTTTGTATCCATAAAAGGTCTAGTCACCGAAGTTGGTGGACTGATGACCCATGGAGCGGTTATCGCGCGTGAATATGGCTTACCAGCAGTTGTCGGCGTGGAAAATGCCACCACCATGATAAAAGACGGGCAACGAATTCGCGTGCATGGAACAGAAGGGTATATTGAAATATTGTAG
- a CDS encoding spore germination protein — protein MPSVIGAVNINSNSGTVNFGDTLNISPKTAAKTFSGSGGGNTGNVVNTLNGVNATNTLDPNVVDQPMFGNI, from the coding sequence GTGCCTTCTGTCATTGGAGCTGTCAATATCAATAGTAATTCGGGTACCGTTAACTTCGGAGATACGCTCAACATATCGCCAAAAACAGCCGCCAAGACATTCTCCGGTTCAGGAGGCGGCAACACAGGCAACGTCGTCAATACGCTCAATGGTGTCAACGCAACGAATACACTAGACCCCAATGTCGTCGATCAACCGATGTTTGGGAACATCTAA
- a CDS encoding spore germination protein GerPE, which translates to MYRRTSHVHKLDVLSVDTSSVLQIGDSRQIDAVSNILAVQREQAIFYENEFMFEDYSVFSVPLIPPSLSEPICIDTFHDCPYIFIRKVEVPFVAGASVVHVGSNESITLETRVVNIRHIFQDEPKTRGRG; encoded by the coding sequence ATGTACCGAAGGACCAGTCATGTCCATAAGCTGGATGTTCTCTCGGTCGATACCTCATCTGTTCTGCAAATAGGTGATTCCCGGCAGATTGATGCAGTCTCGAACATTTTAGCCGTCCAACGCGAGCAGGCCATCTTCTATGAAAATGAATTTATGTTCGAGGATTACTCGGTCTTTTCCGTTCCCTTAATTCCCCCTAGTCTCTCAGAACCGATTTGCATTGATACGTTCCACGACTGTCCGTACATTTTCATTCGAAAAGTGGAAGTCCCTTTCGTAGCAGGAGCGTCCGTCGTCCATGTTGGTTCTAATGAATCCATTACACTCGAAACGCGAGTCGTAAATATTCGTCACATTTTCCAAGACGAGCCAAAAACCAGAGGGAGGGGGTAG
- a CDS encoding spore gernimation protein, whose product MMRYQVINEAICVKKVSVSALSSAASLFIGDTQTVDLRAIYETPPEKMIVGASIPIDTALRAS is encoded by the coding sequence ATGATGAGGTATCAAGTGATAAACGAAGCCATTTGTGTAAAAAAAGTCTCTGTTAGTGCTCTCTCTTCTGCTGCTTCCTTGTTTATTGGAGACACACAGACTGTAGACCTCAGAGCGATTTATGAAACCCCACCCGAAAAAATGATTGTCGGAGCTTCGATTCCGATTGATACTGCTCTGCGTGCTTCTTAA
- the gerPC gene encoding spore germination protein GerPC produces MYMDPEMMQYLQQLHDYIQLQDKKIEKMKQMLEQLQQDVNELKEKQIPSVIKNEYKFDLLKVERLEGTLNIGLNPKGNDAGIGDFSINQSMDVPNPHQSNVPLFDRVQKEIYQYLETDAYHVLERIETECNYPLDNNYRAFILDDIKKQIDQRIKYYLSELPADELEPEQLDVFVQNTVQKVKRDIDKTCETFVKNLPREVNEP; encoded by the coding sequence ATGTACATGGATCCCGAAATGATGCAGTATCTTCAACAGTTACATGACTATATACAATTGCAAGACAAAAAGATCGAGAAGATGAAGCAAATGCTTGAACAGTTGCAGCAAGACGTAAATGAACTCAAGGAAAAACAGATTCCTTCCGTCATCAAGAACGAGTACAAATTCGATCTGCTAAAGGTTGAGCGACTGGAAGGGACTCTCAATATCGGCTTAAACCCTAAAGGAAATGACGCTGGAATCGGTGATTTTTCCATCAATCAATCGATGGATGTCCCTAATCCGCACCAAAGCAATGTCCCACTTTTTGACCGTGTCCAGAAAGAAATTTATCAATACCTGGAGACAGATGCCTACCACGTTCTTGAAAGAATCGAAACAGAGTGCAACTATCCGCTGGATAACAATTATCGTGCCTTTATCTTGGATGACATTAAAAAGCAGATCGATCAGCGGATTAAGTATTACCTGAGCGAGCTCCCTGCCGATGAACTAGAACCAGAGCAACTCGATGTTTTCGTGCAAAATACAGTCCAAAAAGTGAAACGGGATATCGACAAGACCTGCGAAACATTCGTGAAAAATTTGCCTCGTGAGGTGAACGAACCATGA
- a CDS encoding spore germination protein GerPB has translation MNFFVTQHIVINSLKIEGISNSSVCQIGSAGIIKPVSKLYNTGGFTEPAPQVGPLPTTGSEEFVPLIPLVSPSPLRPGMPSRFA, from the coding sequence ATGAACTTTTTTGTTACGCAACATATCGTAATCAATTCGCTCAAGATCGAAGGCATAAGCAACTCTTCAGTGTGCCAGATAGGAAGCGCAGGGATTATCAAACCCGTATCCAAGCTGTACAACACCGGCGGATTCACAGAGCCAGCTCCACAGGTGGGGCCTCTGCCCACAACTGGTTCGGAAGAATTCGTGCCCCTCATCCCGTTGGTTTCTCCCTCGCCCTTACGCCCTGGTATGCCTTCGCGGTTTGCCTAA
- a CDS encoding spore germination protein, giving the protein MPAFVGVINVNNVGGVFNVGDVRKIAPTSYAKTFAGGGSFNSGTNLSFKIPRSVVYINEQSDNDIPLFVEETNDFRAKGRDFA; this is encoded by the coding sequence ATGCCAGCATTCGTTGGAGTCATCAATGTAAACAACGTGGGCGGCGTTTTCAATGTCGGAGACGTCCGTAAAATCGCACCTACCAGCTATGCCAAAACCTTCGCGGGTGGAGGATCATTCAATTCTGGTACCAATCTGTCCTTTAAAATTCCACGTAGCGTCGTCTACATCAATGAACAATCCGATAATGATATCCCGCTTTTTGTAGAAGAAACGAATGATTTCAGGGCAAAGGGACGAGATTTCGCATGA
- the shc gene encoding squalene--hopene cyclase, whose protein sequence is MREVQQEISRMQAFLLQRQQADGTWRFCLESSPMTDSHMIILLRTLGIHDERLMEKLTAHITSLQHDNGAWKLYPDEHEGHLSTTIDSYYALLLSGKYTKDEPRMVLARSFILEKGGLTQANMLTKFATALTGQYQWPSHFLVPIEIALLHSSFPVSFYDFVGYARVHLAPMMIVADRNYVKKPDDAPDLSDLYADTPITRGLYPHRFLENFLKEGQSFLATIHDSLQRLPFLPGQLHKLALRRLEQYILARIEPDGTLYNYSTSTFFMIFALLARGFSPQDPLIQKAMQGLTNSVYDYESGAHLQLATSAVWDTALLASSLQKSGLSPTHPAIQKANRYLLQKQQHTYGDWKIRNPKGKPGGWGFSDYNTMNPDIDDTTAALRSLRLLARTDITTAAAWKRGLEWLLSMQNDDGGWPAFERNTDADFIRHLPIEGADTVSTDPSSADLTGRTLEFLGNYAGRTLTDPHVEKGVRWLLKHQGSDGSWYGRWGIAYLYGTWAAITGLMAVGFSPTDPAIQKAVAWLVASQNPDGGWGESCQSDQKKTYVPLGASTPSQTAWAIDALIAVSSKPTPELQRGIHYLLTHNQANDWTTRYPTGGGRPGGTYFAYHSYRWIWPLLALSHYQTKYANT, encoded by the coding sequence TTGCGCGAAGTCCAGCAAGAAATTAGCCGCATGCAAGCCTTTTTGTTACAGCGCCAGCAAGCGGATGGCACTTGGCGCTTTTGTCTGGAAAGCTCACCGATGACAGATTCTCACATGATCATCCTATTGCGCACACTTGGCATTCATGATGAGCGTTTGATGGAGAAGCTCACTGCTCACATTACGTCTCTTCAACACGATAATGGGGCATGGAAGCTGTATCCTGACGAGCATGAAGGCCATCTGTCTACGACCATTGATTCGTATTACGCTCTGCTGTTATCAGGCAAATATACGAAGGATGAACCGAGAATGGTTCTGGCTCGCTCGTTTATTTTGGAAAAGGGTGGGCTGACACAAGCGAACATGCTGACCAAATTTGCTACAGCCTTGACAGGCCAGTACCAGTGGCCCTCGCATTTTCTCGTTCCCATCGAGATTGCTCTCTTGCACTCGAGCTTCCCTGTCAGCTTTTACGATTTTGTTGGGTATGCACGTGTCCATCTTGCTCCCATGATGATTGTGGCTGATCGCAACTATGTAAAAAAGCCTGACGATGCGCCAGACTTGTCCGATCTATACGCGGATACACCGATCACTCGCGGGCTATATCCGCATCGATTCCTAGAGAATTTCCTCAAAGAGGGCCAGTCGTTCCTCGCCACCATCCACGATTCCTTGCAGCGTCTCCCCTTTTTACCCGGACAACTGCACAAGCTCGCTCTACGGCGCCTGGAACAATACATCCTGGCGCGAATCGAGCCGGACGGTACTCTGTACAATTATTCGACCTCTACCTTTTTCATGATATTTGCGCTGCTCGCTCGGGGATTTTCTCCGCAAGACCCCCTCATCCAAAAAGCGATGCAGGGGCTTACGAATAGTGTCTACGATTATGAAAGCGGCGCACACTTGCAGCTGGCTACCTCAGCCGTATGGGACACGGCCCTCTTGGCTTCTTCTTTGCAAAAAAGCGGACTTTCTCCTACACATCCCGCGATTCAAAAAGCAAATCGGTACCTTCTCCAAAAGCAGCAGCATACGTACGGCGACTGGAAAATCCGCAATCCAAAAGGAAAGCCTGGCGGTTGGGGCTTTTCTGACTACAACACCATGAACCCGGATATTGATGATACGACAGCTGCTCTGCGCTCTCTGCGCCTGCTCGCCCGTACGGATATAACAACAGCTGCTGCCTGGAAGCGCGGTCTCGAGTGGCTATTATCCATGCAAAACGACGATGGAGGCTGGCCTGCTTTTGAACGAAACACAGACGCTGATTTCATTCGCCACCTGCCAATCGAAGGAGCCGATACCGTCAGTACAGATCCGTCCTCTGCCGATTTGACAGGGAGGACTTTAGAGTTCCTCGGAAACTATGCCGGACGAACATTGACTGACCCGCATGTAGAAAAAGGAGTCCGCTGGCTTCTCAAACATCAAGGGTCAGACGGCTCCTGGTATGGACGTTGGGGAATTGCTTACCTATACGGCACTTGGGCTGCCATTACCGGGCTGATGGCGGTTGGCTTTTCCCCTACTGATCCCGCCATCCAAAAAGCGGTTGCGTGGCTGGTTGCCAGCCAAAATCCTGACGGCGGCTGGGGGGAATCTTGCCAAAGCGACCAGAAAAAAACGTACGTCCCTCTCGGAGCAAGCACACCCTCGCAGACGGCATGGGCAATCGATGCACTGATAGCCGTGTCATCCAAGCCGACCCCAGAGCTGCAACGAGGGATTCACTACCTGCTTACTCACAATCAAGCAAACGACTGGACGACTCGCTACCCGACTGGCGGGGGGCGTCCTGGCGGCACTTACTTTGCTTATCACAGCTATCGTTGGATTTGGCCGTTGTTGGCTCTCAGCCACTATCAGACCAAATACGCGAACACGTAA
- a CDS encoding DUF2515 domain-containing protein, with the protein MGLSWYQYASRLPLAMNLGKVRTATATLPAEDQKTVERISQETFAHNRDNIDRTRAYLSFYQKHPQIHWALLAHLVSRNAGWSMTDLRGELLPRLLRTKEQQDYFSFLERGNWLIFHDAYPQLLLYEESVRRQTNLFYLLPHLGVSTFMQAIWNHFWKTTDKELLAIGLIINEQNYLEEQVMKDSGYQNSVVRTLPFALQELLHLNMILLPQRKVADGQGGSLQLAGERVFHFASLRERISLGKRLYSLLFGGTNRQEAACAWALDQPHTGSRKDYWPHLFHDVNDTAPGKPYQVKLMNCQLHPGAKRLFSPTLRQVWRPIHHEPPKELDWYKNKSDVWRVLTRPEETANAAEMSEAYCQALAKIEWAVAARTRILG; encoded by the coding sequence ATGGGTTTGTCGTGGTACCAATACGCATCTCGCTTGCCGCTTGCCATGAATCTGGGGAAAGTCCGTACGGCGACTGCCACGTTGCCAGCAGAAGATCAAAAGACGGTAGAGCGGATTAGTCAGGAGACGTTCGCCCACAACCGTGACAATATAGACAGAACGCGCGCCTATTTGTCGTTTTATCAAAAGCATCCACAAATTCATTGGGCGCTATTGGCACATCTCGTATCGCGCAATGCGGGATGGAGTATGACTGATTTGCGGGGAGAATTGTTGCCTCGCTTGCTTCGAACAAAAGAGCAGCAGGATTATTTTTCGTTTTTGGAGCGGGGAAACTGGCTGATTTTTCACGATGCGTACCCTCAATTGTTACTGTATGAAGAGAGTGTCAGGCGACAGACCAACCTTTTTTATTTGCTGCCTCATCTGGGCGTCTCCACTTTCATGCAGGCGATCTGGAATCATTTTTGGAAGACAACGGACAAAGAGCTGCTCGCCATTGGTTTGATCATCAATGAACAAAACTACTTGGAAGAACAGGTCATGAAAGACTCGGGCTATCAAAATTCAGTTGTCCGCACACTCCCGTTTGCCTTGCAGGAGCTTTTGCATCTGAATATGATCTTGCTTCCTCAGCGGAAAGTGGCTGATGGGCAAGGAGGCTCCTTGCAGCTCGCGGGTGAGCGAGTGTTTCATTTTGCCTCCTTACGAGAGAGAATCAGCTTGGGAAAAAGGCTGTACAGTCTGCTGTTCGGGGGTACGAATAGGCAGGAGGCAGCGTGTGCTTGGGCATTGGATCAGCCACACACAGGTTCGCGAAAAGATTATTGGCCCCATCTTTTTCACGATGTGAATGATACAGCTCCTGGCAAGCCTTATCAGGTAAAACTAATGAACTGTCAGCTGCACCCAGGGGCAAAGCGGCTGTTTTCCCCAACGCTGCGTCAAGTTTGGAGGCCTATTCATCATGAGCCGCCAAAGGAGTTAGATTGGTACAAAAACAAGAGCGACGTATGGCGTGTGCTGACTCGACCGGAGGAGACAGCAAATGCAGCGGAGATGAGTGAGGCGTATTGCCAGGCGTTGGCAAAAATCGAGTGGGCTGTCGCAGCCAGAACGAGAATACTTGGCTAA
- a CDS encoding type IA DNA topoisomerase → MKTLIIAEKPDMGRNIAAAIDPKAKNHRTYLEGEKYIITWAIGHLIELAEPEAYDQKYKKWNINDLPIIPNPFKLVPNRKTIDQLKIIGQLAKRSNLLINACDAGREGQHIFSLIQRHLKLSHPVKRLWISDLTPETIRKGFAEMKDAAAYENLTRAAKARSEADWLIGMNGSRAFTTKHNVLLSVGRVQTPVLALIYDRQKQIEAFSSVTFFQVEGHFSQGERSYKGIWQGDRLTDPSKAEMLARKVKGKQGRIASYEVKDTKEYPFKLYDLTLLQREANGKYGFSAKKTLDLAQALYEKHKVISYPRTNSNYVTEQNIPEMHNTLSSLQGTGYDNLVKGANRSLVHKGNKFICNPAKVDDHHAILPTNRKASGLTPDEQKLYDLIVRRFLSQFYPPAEYKMHTVITDVENEMFKTSVKERKSLGWKIIYADQQKEKPKNVKGAAKEEEDKEEIEVNEPFIILPDASVVCSDAVVKEKETQPPKHFTEGTLLKAMESAGKQIEDEELRDAMKESGLGTPATRAATIERLKKVGYVEMQGKKVQLTQKGRTVIELIRGAGIELLTSPEMTGHWERRLNEISRGTASDGQFMENVKKFATMIVEKVRVQSRAEKTLFESESTTQKGSSKTRGRAGGRSTGRSGGRTATTKASTRTAAKTASTTSSIITKCPRPGCGGSIFMGRKGYGCSNYNVGCKFVIWKENYGRMLTDTQIKALIEKGKTGKMKLERQDGTQFQAKLILKSVESGELTFE, encoded by the coding sequence TTGAAGACACTAATTATTGCGGAGAAACCTGACATGGGACGAAATATTGCCGCCGCAATAGATCCTAAAGCGAAAAATCACCGTACCTATTTAGAAGGTGAAAAATACATCATTACGTGGGCAATCGGGCACTTAATTGAACTGGCGGAACCGGAGGCGTACGACCAAAAATATAAAAAGTGGAACATCAATGATCTTCCTATCATTCCCAATCCATTTAAGCTAGTGCCCAATCGGAAAACAATCGATCAGCTAAAAATTATTGGGCAGTTGGCCAAACGAAGCAATCTGCTGATTAATGCATGCGATGCCGGGCGGGAAGGTCAACACATCTTTTCACTCATTCAGCGACATCTAAAATTGAGCCACCCCGTTAAAAGACTGTGGATCTCAGACTTGACCCCTGAAACGATCAGGAAAGGATTTGCGGAGATGAAGGATGCCGCAGCCTATGAAAACTTGACGAGGGCAGCAAAAGCTCGTAGTGAAGCAGATTGGCTAATCGGGATGAATGGCTCACGTGCATTTACAACCAAACATAATGTACTCCTTTCGGTCGGACGAGTACAGACCCCTGTCCTTGCACTCATTTATGATCGACAGAAACAGATTGAGGCTTTCTCATCGGTTACATTCTTTCAAGTGGAAGGGCATTTTTCGCAGGGGGAGAGGTCGTACAAGGGTATTTGGCAAGGTGATCGCTTAACCGATCCATCTAAAGCAGAAATGTTGGCTCGTAAAGTGAAAGGAAAACAAGGGCGGATAGCATCCTACGAAGTAAAGGATACCAAGGAGTATCCATTCAAGTTGTATGACCTGACATTGCTGCAACGTGAGGCCAATGGCAAGTACGGATTTTCCGCCAAGAAAACCTTGGATTTAGCTCAGGCACTCTATGAAAAGCATAAGGTGATTTCTTATCCGCGGACGAATTCCAACTATGTGACAGAGCAAAATATTCCCGAAATGCACAACACCTTGTCGTCGTTGCAAGGCACTGGATATGACAACTTGGTAAAGGGTGCAAACCGTAGTTTGGTTCACAAAGGCAACAAATTTATATGTAATCCAGCAAAAGTAGACGACCACCATGCGATCCTGCCGACAAATCGCAAGGCTTCAGGGCTTACGCCAGATGAGCAAAAGCTATACGATTTGATCGTTCGCCGCTTTCTGTCACAGTTTTATCCGCCAGCTGAATATAAGATGCATACGGTCATAACCGATGTGGAAAATGAAATGTTCAAAACGTCGGTGAAAGAACGGAAAAGTCTTGGTTGGAAGATTATTTATGCCGATCAGCAGAAGGAAAAGCCCAAGAATGTGAAAGGTGCGGCCAAAGAAGAAGAGGATAAAGAAGAGATTGAAGTGAACGAGCCTTTTATCATTCTACCTGATGCCAGCGTAGTATGCTCAGATGCGGTGGTAAAGGAAAAAGAAACACAGCCGCCCAAGCATTTTACGGAAGGAACGCTTCTAAAGGCCATGGAAAGCGCAGGCAAGCAAATCGAGGACGAGGAACTGCGTGATGCGATGAAAGAATCAGGTCTCGGAACCCCGGCAACTCGTGCCGCTACCATCGAACGACTGAAAAAGGTCGGATACGTTGAGATGCAGGGGAAAAAGGTTCAACTTACGCAAAAAGGCCGTACCGTTATCGAATTGATTAGGGGAGCAGGTATCGAACTATTAACCTCTCCTGAAATGACGGGGCATTGGGAGCGCCGCTTGAATGAGATCTCCCGAGGGACCGCCTCCGACGGGCAATTTATGGAGAATGTGAAGAAATTCGCTACGATGATTGTAGAAAAGGTTCGCGTACAATCTCGTGCTGAGAAGACCTTGTTTGAGAGTGAGAGTACCACTCAGAAAGGATCTTCCAAAACAAGAGGACGAGCTGGCGGGCGAAGTACAGGCAGATCAGGGGGCAGGACTGCCACAACAAAGGCTTCAACTCGAACGGCAGCAAAGACCGCTAGTACAACTTCGAGTATCATCACCAAATGTCCACGACCGGGTTGCGGAGGCTCCATTTTCATGGGGCGAAAAGGTTACGGTTGTTCGAATTACAACGTGGGCTGTAAATTCGTCATATGGAAAGAGAATTATGGACGTATGCTGACGGATACACAGATTAAAGCACTCATTGAAAAAGGCAAAACGGGTAAAATGAAGCTTGAACGTCAGGATGGGACACAATTTCAAGCAAAACTTATTTTGAAAAGTGTAGAATCGGGCGAACTTACTTTCGAGTAG
- a CDS encoding PspA/IM30 family protein yields MSIFKRLRDLTMSNLYALIEKAEDPIKMTDQYLRDMQEDLNEAEKAVAAQIALEKKFKVLYEEQEALVKKRDEQAHIAAQAQNIDLARRALEEKKAAEQKMNEYKDSYEKNKLAADGLREKLAEMKKQITELKNKRETLVARVNAAKAQKTINQAMGGFDTNSAMAGLKRMEEKALQMEAEAEASGEIYKKQSSLDEEIAKLNKDQAVEDELAALMKKYEG; encoded by the coding sequence ATGTCCATTTTTAAAAGACTGCGTGATTTGACCATGTCCAATTTGTACGCTTTGATTGAGAAAGCAGAAGATCCAATCAAAATGACAGACCAGTATTTGCGTGATATGCAAGAAGACTTGAATGAAGCAGAAAAAGCGGTTGCCGCCCAAATTGCCTTGGAAAAGAAATTCAAGGTGCTGTATGAAGAACAGGAAGCCTTGGTGAAAAAGCGTGATGAGCAGGCTCACATCGCAGCACAAGCGCAGAACATTGATCTGGCTCGCCGAGCTCTAGAAGAAAAGAAAGCTGCCGAGCAAAAAATGAACGAATACAAGGACAGCTACGAGAAAAACAAGCTGGCAGCCGATGGATTGCGCGAGAAGCTGGCTGAGATGAAAAAACAGATTACCGAACTGAAAAACAAGCGCGAAACATTAGTTGCCCGTGTCAATGCAGCCAAAGCGCAAAAGACGATCAATCAGGCGATGGGTGGCTTCGACACGAACTCGGCTATGGCTGGCTTGAAACGCATGGAAGAAAAAGCACTGCAAATGGAAGCAGAAGCAGAAGCCAGCGGCGAGATTTACAAAAAACAGAGCTCTTTAGATGAAGAAATTGCGAAGTTGAATAAGGATCAAGCCGTCGAGGACGAACTGGCTGCTCTGATGAAAAAATACGAGGGGTAA